The following coding sequences are from one Paenibacillus sp. JDR-2 window:
- a CDS encoding glycerol-3-phosphate acyltransferase, which produces MIIGWTALAFLAGSLMFSYWIGRIKKLNLKTYGDGNPGAINLWKAAGYGYGLAGIVLDFAKGYLPMALMQHGDSVTGFGIIFPAAAAILGHIFSPFTGWRGGKAIAVTFGVWSGLTGFAASLAYAVILAMLLLVSRRLSKGRPISSETDAFHVVLGMLLLSIYLVLDNYSWPYVLLGLINFLLLAYSHRKELIGVKDTN; this is translated from the coding sequence ATGATCATCGGATGGACGGCATTAGCGTTTCTGGCGGGTTCCTTGATGTTCTCGTATTGGATCGGCAGAATAAAGAAGCTTAATCTGAAAACCTACGGAGACGGCAATCCAGGCGCAATTAACTTGTGGAAGGCAGCGGGATACGGTTATGGCCTTGCCGGCATTGTGCTGGATTTTGCAAAGGGTTACCTGCCGATGGCCCTGATGCAACACGGCGACTCGGTTACCGGTTTCGGTATTATTTTTCCCGCGGCGGCGGCTATCCTTGGCCATATATTCTCTCCGTTTACCGGCTGGAGGGGCGGCAAGGCAATTGCCGTAACCTTTGGCGTCTGGAGCGGCCTTACCGGCTTTGCGGCATCTCTTGCGTATGCAGTTATTTTGGCGATGCTGCTATTGGTATCCAGACGGCTGAGCAAGGGCAGACCTATCTCCTCGGAAACCGACGCCTTTCACGTTGTGCTGGGGATGCTGCTCTTATCCATCTATCTGGTGCTGGACAATTATTCCTGGCCATATGTACTTCTCGGGTTGATTAACTTTCTTCTGCTGGCCTATTCGCACCGGAAAGAGCTGATAGGCGTTAAGGACACGAACTGA
- a CDS encoding Ig-like domain-containing protein, translated as MNVRMNNSSLPKKAACALSAFLLTVPLVGGQAVHAEPVNTVLTPVTGDNGWLNAGMAVNGDSFSFDVSGVFPQFTGPVTVTASSSKSNVATATTANGRIEVRVKEPGVTRLAITGSDSTSLALTDYVDLNVTLLGDTTGDGLLTSADVLYIYKVINSKLPITDQEKNRLDVNRDGVITTADATVLMNSYVGKTPATGGVKFIADLKDSNDAPSADRIAVTGTVHTGSTLTGGYRYADPENDGEGTSLYQWYRGTLADGSDKTPIPGEVTTAYTVKDVDVDHYLFFEVVPVDSRGAAGSAVQIGTTGTVPDTSPPVVTGTTPVVLSNAASRTEQLRIDFNEPIKAAAGKSIHIYRASDNQMVTTYLASDPSKVTVTGNAAVLVNPGLGNATAYYVTIEAGAFTDLVGNPFEGISGSSGWGFTTVDTEGPVTAALSPVNGAADANKASSFTLTLDENVQAVSGKKITILNADQSELVSYDAADTTKVTISGKSVTIHNPGLAETTSYSIEVEAGALTDLSGNDFAGINGTDWSFATPDTIAPVLQATTPADDASGVDRTASISMVFSESVQAVNGKTVRIYRASGNSLIKTYNVTDTSAVQINGDTVTLLNPNLADGADFYVEIDAGAFRDAAGNVYAGLQGILAWNFSTPDTIAPVVSSLNPTDNGTGVELSDELTVTFSEPVIPVNGKTVKIVNAKDQTEFAVYTFGSDSEVSVNGDTLTIQHAPFDALKGYIIQIEAGTVKDAAGNGFAGITDWNFTSKDTREMLAVEDPGVPLLESELNSGAFVTLTLDGDTFLADADDDDFVLNHAPAGLSIIGAGVFPDGSAYVMFDYDGTDFDADITDFSVTALSSAVASGQAITSQNLTIKAEVEPDIISTVPAAGATKVKKADPLTMTFDKNITAAAGKKITIYKKSDNSIVQTIDAADGSKVSVNGSTVTIQHNAFTANTEYYAVVEAGAFVDASLIGNKTVNAFAFKTTSVEIVPEMYISEFLKGTGAYDMAVELYYPERAPGSNPVTGETYSLWLYHYDTVSHTTVVSSEKLTAPAYKNTVYIYIDRAFYSFFDVTHTTYYNEEVQFNQGANRILKGIVLKKGDQVIDVLGDPNETGTGGLLDSPKTLVRKSGVNGASIEFDSDQWDTYPANSFQFMGKHTP; from the coding sequence ATGAACGTACGAATGAATAACTCTAGTCTTCCGAAGAAAGCAGCTTGCGCCTTATCGGCTTTCCTGCTTACGGTGCCGCTTGTCGGTGGACAAGCCGTACATGCAGAGCCGGTCAATACGGTGTTGACGCCGGTTACGGGAGATAACGGGTGGCTGAATGCCGGCATGGCGGTGAACGGAGACTCTTTCAGCTTTGACGTTAGCGGAGTATTCCCGCAGTTTACGGGTCCGGTTACCGTAACAGCCTCTTCGAGCAAGTCTAATGTGGCAACTGCTACAACGGCTAATGGCCGAATTGAAGTCCGTGTCAAAGAGCCTGGAGTTACCCGTCTTGCGATCACGGGCAGTGATTCTACCTCGCTTGCTTTAACCGATTACGTAGATCTGAACGTAACTCTCCTTGGAGATACAACGGGGGACGGTCTATTAACCTCAGCCGACGTGCTGTACATCTATAAAGTGATTAATTCCAAGCTTCCCATAACGGATCAAGAGAAAAATAGGCTCGACGTCAACCGCGACGGCGTCATTACGACGGCCGACGCAACCGTTCTGATGAACAGCTATGTCGGCAAGACGCCGGCAACGGGCGGAGTAAAGTTTATTGCCGATCTGAAGGACAGCAATGATGCGCCTTCGGCTGACCGAATTGCCGTTACAGGCACCGTGCATACAGGCAGCACATTAACCGGCGGCTACCGTTATGCCGATCCGGAGAATGACGGGGAAGGAACCTCGCTCTATCAATGGTACCGCGGTACGCTGGCAGACGGCTCCGATAAGACGCCGATTCCCGGTGAAGTTACCACGGCCTATACCGTAAAGGACGTTGATGTCGACCATTATCTCTTCTTCGAGGTTGTACCGGTAGATTCGCGCGGGGCAGCAGGCTCTGCCGTACAAATAGGCACAACCGGGACCGTTCCGGATACTTCGCCGCCTGTCGTAACAGGAACGACGCCGGTTGTTCTTTCGAATGCCGCAAGCCGGACCGAGCAGCTGCGGATAGATTTTAATGAGCCAATCAAAGCGGCAGCAGGCAAAAGCATACATATATACCGTGCGTCGGACAATCAGATGGTGACTACCTACCTGGCATCGGATCCTTCGAAAGTGACAGTTACGGGCAATGCGGCTGTTCTTGTCAATCCGGGTCTTGGCAATGCAACGGCTTATTACGTCACGATTGAAGCAGGCGCCTTTACCGATCTTGTTGGCAATCCGTTTGAAGGTATTTCCGGCAGCTCGGGCTGGGGCTTTACAACCGTAGATACGGAAGGACCGGTTACGGCTGCGTTATCTCCTGTGAACGGAGCGGCAGACGCCAATAAAGCCTCGAGCTTCACCTTGACGCTGGATGAGAACGTACAGGCGGTTAGCGGTAAAAAAATAACGATTCTTAACGCAGATCAAAGCGAGCTTGTCTCCTATGACGCTGCGGATACAACGAAAGTGACGATCAGCGGCAAGTCGGTGACGATTCATAATCCGGGCTTGGCCGAGACGACGTCCTATTCCATCGAAGTGGAGGCGGGGGCGTTGACCGACCTTAGCGGTAATGATTTTGCGGGAATCAACGGTACGGATTGGTCGTTCGCCACGCCGGATACGATAGCGCCTGTTCTTCAGGCAACAACGCCGGCCGATGACGCTTCAGGCGTAGACCGGACGGCTTCGATCTCGATGGTATTCTCGGAGTCCGTACAGGCGGTAAACGGCAAGACCGTGCGTATTTACCGGGCTTCCGGCAACAGTCTGATCAAGACTTATAACGTCACAGACACAAGTGCCGTTCAGATTAATGGCGATACAGTAACGCTGCTTAACCCGAACCTGGCCGACGGTGCTGATTTCTATGTAGAAATCGATGCGGGAGCCTTCAGGGATGCGGCCGGTAACGTCTATGCCGGACTGCAAGGAATATTGGCATGGAATTTCTCCACGCCGGATACGATAGCGCCGGTTGTGAGCAGCTTGAATCCTACGGATAATGGTACGGGCGTAGAGCTCTCGGATGAGCTTACCGTTACGTTCAGTGAACCGGTTATACCGGTTAACGGCAAGACGGTGAAGATTGTTAATGCCAAGGATCAAACCGAGTTTGCCGTTTATACCTTTGGCAGCGATTCGGAGGTATCGGTTAACGGCGACACGCTGACGATTCAGCATGCCCCGTTTGATGCGTTGAAAGGTTATATTATTCAGATTGAAGCGGGAACAGTGAAAGATGCGGCAGGAAACGGCTTTGCGGGGATCACGGATTGGAATTTTACGTCAAAGGATACTCGTGAAATGCTGGCTGTCGAAGACCCTGGTGTGCCGCTCTTAGAAAGCGAATTAAATTCCGGAGCTTTCGTAACGCTGACGCTTGACGGAGATACATTCCTGGCTGATGCGGATGACGATGATTTTGTCTTGAACCATGCACCGGCGGGCTTATCGATTATCGGTGCGGGAGTATTTCCTGATGGATCGGCTTATGTCATGTTCGATTACGACGGAACGGATTTTGATGCGGATATTACGGATTTCTCGGTTACCGCATTATCTTCGGCTGTCGCAAGCGGTCAGGCGATTACCTCGCAGAACCTGACGATTAAGGCGGAGGTTGAGCCGGATATAATCAGCACGGTTCCTGCAGCGGGAGCAACCAAGGTGAAAAAGGCGGATCCGCTTACAATGACCTTTGACAAGAACATTACGGCTGCAGCAGGGAAAAAGATTACGATCTACAAAAAATCCGATAACAGCATTGTCCAGACGATAGATGCGGCTGACGGATCCAAGGTATCCGTGAACGGTTCAACCGTCACGATTCAGCATAATGCTTTCACGGCTAATACGGAGTATTATGCGGTGGTCGAAGCGGGAGCTTTCGTGGATGCCAGCCTGATCGGGAACAAAACGGTCAACGCCTTTGCCTTCAAGACAACTTCGGTTGAAATCGTGCCGGAGATGTACATTTCAGAGTTTTTGAAGGGTACGGGGGCTTACGACATGGCTGTCGAGCTGTATTATCCGGAGCGGGCTCCGGGCAGCAATCCTGTTACCGGGGAAACGTACTCGCTGTGGCTTTATCACTATGACACGGTAAGCCATACAACCGTCGTTAGCAGTGAGAAGCTTACTGCGCCGGCGTATAAAAACACGGTTTATATTTATATCGACCGAGCATTCTATAGTTTCTTTGATGTCACTCATACAACGTATTACAACGAAGAAGTTCAATTCAACCAAGGTGCCAACCGCATTCTGAAAGGGATTGTTCTGAAAAAGGGCGATCAGGTGATTGATGTATTGGGTGATCCGAACGAGACAGGTACAGGCGGTTTATTAGACAGTCCTAAAACCCTTGTCCGAAAATCCGGGGTGAACGGTGCGTCTATAGAGTTTGACAGCGATCAATGGGACACCTATCCAGCTAATTCCTTTCAGTTCATGGGCAAACACACGCCATAA
- a CDS encoding S-layer homology domain-containing protein has product MTLQQKMTKPYLMFVLALTLLLGGLSFGSTRAQASAGVPVQLKIGDVSVNTGGTVDVPVSIKQPERGIGSYNVQLNYDPKALEIISVKPKYGDANTETCSESQEGCFVSNFDQENGWLRVIWVDTTGGDRLINEAKQLFTIQVKAKPGSESAKQTLTVDAEDPASLTFTDGDMHTLPVAVTEGEITVYPNLPIDTGKVKVIVDGKEQGESATLSSVVVNGRVVTTISVDNEKVAEQLQQNQIKTLTLPVEGSREVVVGELNGQLVKLMENRAASLVIQTNQASYTLSASQLNIDQVAGQLGAGTALQDIKIQVTISVMKDKQSVEQAAANSEADLIATPVQFEVTASYRGKSVTIDRFSNYVNRTIAIPDGVDPSHITTGVVMAGDGTITHVPTVITQSEGHYYAQINSLTNSTYAVVWHSKTFADVTNHWAKADINDLASRMVIQGVSADRFAPDRSVTRAEFTAILLRALGIHAPKDDTKVSFRDVGATAWYHDAVVNAVSYGLITGYSDGSFHPNASISRQEAIVMINRSSAITGLVQASASETAGLISPFNDKKNIDSWALAAVASGAKQGIVKGTNGKLLPKQPITRAESAVIMKRVLVAAGLINS; this is encoded by the coding sequence ATGACCTTACAACAGAAGATGACTAAACCTTACTTAATGTTTGTACTGGCCCTTACCCTGCTGCTGGGCGGATTGTCCTTTGGCAGCACCCGCGCGCAGGCTTCGGCAGGCGTGCCGGTCCAGCTGAAGATTGGCGACGTATCGGTTAATACCGGCGGGACAGTGGATGTTCCGGTATCGATCAAGCAGCCGGAAAGAGGAATCGGCTCGTATAACGTCCAGCTCAATTACGACCCCAAAGCCCTCGAAATCATTAGCGTTAAGCCGAAATACGGCGACGCGAATACGGAGACATGCAGCGAATCGCAGGAAGGCTGCTTTGTCTCCAACTTTGACCAGGAAAACGGATGGCTTCGCGTTATTTGGGTGGATACAACGGGCGGCGACCGGTTGATTAACGAGGCTAAACAGCTGTTTACGATACAAGTGAAAGCAAAACCCGGCTCCGAATCCGCTAAGCAGACGCTGACTGTCGATGCGGAAGATCCCGCCAGCCTGACCTTTACGGACGGGGATATGCACACTTTGCCTGTGGCGGTAACGGAAGGCGAGATTACGGTGTATCCAAATCTGCCGATCGATACCGGTAAAGTAAAGGTGATTGTGGACGGCAAGGAGCAGGGCGAATCGGCTACGCTGTCAAGCGTTGTCGTTAATGGCCGGGTTGTTACGACTATCAGCGTGGATAATGAGAAGGTTGCCGAGCAGCTGCAACAGAATCAGATCAAGACGTTGACGCTTCCGGTGGAAGGCAGCCGCGAAGTCGTCGTTGGCGAGCTAAACGGACAGCTGGTCAAGCTGATGGAGAATAGGGCTGCATCGCTTGTCATCCAGACCAATCAGGCCAGCTATACATTGTCTGCTTCGCAGCTGAATATCGATCAGGTTGCCGGACAATTGGGTGCGGGGACGGCTTTGCAGGATATTAAGATTCAAGTGACCATATCGGTCATGAAGGATAAACAAAGCGTTGAGCAAGCCGCCGCTAACAGTGAGGCGGATCTTATCGCCACGCCGGTTCAGTTTGAAGTTACGGCAAGCTACAGAGGCAAATCGGTTACGATCGACCGTTTCTCGAATTACGTGAACCGCACGATAGCGATTCCGGACGGCGTTGATCCATCCCATATCACGACTGGAGTTGTGATGGCAGGCGACGGTACGATTACGCATGTACCTACCGTCATTACGCAGTCGGAGGGTCACTACTACGCGCAGATCAACAGCTTGACGAACAGCACGTATGCGGTGGTATGGCATTCCAAAACCTTTGCCGATGTTACGAATCATTGGGCCAAGGCCGACATTAACGATCTGGCATCCCGCATGGTGATCCAGGGCGTATCCGCAGACCGCTTTGCGCCGGACCGCTCGGTAACGCGGGCGGAATTCACCGCGATTTTACTGCGGGCGCTCGGCATTCATGCTCCCAAGGACGATACCAAAGTATCCTTCCGCGACGTGGGTGCGACAGCATGGTACCATGACGCGGTTGTGAATGCCGTATCATACGGTCTTATTACGGGATATTCGGACGGAAGCTTCCATCCGAATGCATCCATCTCCCGTCAAGAAGCGATCGTGATGATTAACCGGTCTTCCGCCATAACCGGTCTGGTACAAGCTTCGGCCAGCGAAACCGCAGGGCTCATCAGCCCGTTCAACGATAAGAAGAACATCGACAGCTGGGCGCTTGCGGCGGTAGCATCAGGAGCAAAGCAAGGCATTGTAAAAGGAACAAACGGCAAGCTTCTGCCGAAGCAGCCGATTACCCGCGCGGAATCGGCCGTAATCATGAAGCGTGTGCTGGTTGCAGCCGGACTTATTAACTCCTAA
- a CDS encoding glycosyltransferase: protein MGVLITALLVCASAMGFVLFRRNTVPVSSEGPFQERKLSVIIPARNEEGNLPFLLGSLKTQSYKPFEIIVVDDHSEDRTKAIAESYGVKVVSNPELPSGWTGKNWAVWNGYLQAEGDLILFLDADVRLAPDAVRSLLAVREKEGGVISVVPFHVAEKFYERLALIPNLLGLFAFTSPMERTNPDKGLYGSFILATREDYEQAKGHESVKGEVLDDLNLGARFIQAGVKVKNFIGRGVVSFRMYPGGIKSEIQGFSKGAVLSTSKLHIRTTLLVAVWLIGLIAAEAAPFVIGTSALVPLAVGYVVYTLQIYYFVHYTGRFGIWLPAIHLLSTVFFLYIMLYSLYQVVFLRKVAWKGRSIEVGGRGNP, encoded by the coding sequence ATGGGGGTATTGATCACAGCCTTACTCGTATGCGCCTCAGCCATGGGGTTTGTGCTATTCCGAAGAAATACGGTGCCTGTCAGCAGCGAAGGTCCCTTTCAGGAAAGGAAGCTGTCGGTTATTATTCCAGCCCGTAACGAAGAGGGAAATTTGCCTTTTTTGCTGGGTTCCCTTAAGACTCAGTCCTATAAACCGTTTGAGATTATTGTGGTAGACGATCATTCGGAGGACCGCACGAAGGCCATCGCGGAGAGCTACGGCGTAAAAGTCGTCTCGAACCCGGAGCTCCCGTCCGGATGGACAGGCAAGAACTGGGCGGTATGGAACGGTTATCTGCAGGCCGAGGGTGATCTGATTCTGTTTTTGGATGCGGATGTCCGCCTGGCGCCCGATGCGGTACGTTCCCTGCTGGCTGTGAGAGAGAAGGAGGGAGGGGTCATCTCGGTTGTTCCTTTTCACGTAGCGGAAAAATTTTACGAGCGTCTGGCGCTTATCCCAAACCTGCTTGGCTTATTTGCCTTTACGTCTCCCATGGAGCGGACAAACCCGGATAAAGGCTTGTACGGTTCCTTTATTCTCGCCACAAGAGAGGATTACGAGCAAGCGAAAGGGCATGAGAGCGTCAAAGGCGAGGTGCTTGACGATCTGAACCTGGGAGCGCGGTTTATTCAGGCCGGAGTGAAAGTGAAGAATTTCATCGGCCGGGGCGTGGTGTCCTTCCGCATGTATCCTGGAGGAATCAAGAGCGAAATTCAGGGCTTCAGCAAAGGAGCGGTGCTCAGCACAAGCAAGCTGCATATCCGGACAACATTGCTCGTAGCCGTCTGGCTGATCGGGCTGATTGCGGCGGAAGCGGCTCCTTTTGTCATTGGAACGTCCGCCTTGGTGCCCCTCGCCGTCGGTTATGTGGTCTACACGCTGCAGATTTATTATTTTGTCCATTATACGGGGCGCTTCGGAATCTGGCTTCCTGCCATTCATCTATTAAGCACCGTCTTCTTCTTGTACATTATGCTTTATTCACTGTATCAGGTGGTGTTTCTGCGGAAGGTGGCCTGGAAGGGCAGAAGCATTGAGGTAGGGGGGCGTGGCAATCCATGA
- a CDS encoding beta-mannosidase, whose amino-acid sequence MSELKWQISNWTFKNTEEQEWKPAFVPGCVHTDLLKNGLISEPFAGTNEKDLQWIDKKAWEYESVFDAPGELLAHAKLELVFEMLDTYADVYLNDALILSADNMFRTWTIDAKPHVREKGNRLYIRFRSPIEEGLAKLETYGPGLPAPNDDSVIGGLEGKKVSVFSRKAPYHYGWDWGPRFVTSGLGRPVYLRGWSGARITDLYIQQDEVTAAEAKLTVQLAVESESGGEFELKLHTDNGQEWTRKVVLESGAQTVDWPLTIEQPKLWWSRGLGEPHLYAFTAALSQEQEELAQASAVTGLRCVKLIRKPDERGSSFYFEVNGIPVFAKGANHIPSDSFFSEVTDERYRHEIASAVESNFNMLRVWGGGIYEQDIFYELCDQNGLLVWQDFMFACSMYPGDEAFLGSVRAEAEDNVRRLRNHPSIALWCGNNEIDTAWSQYAENSGWGWKQLYTAEQREQIWADYEAVFHQVLPEVVAAMAPDIEYWPSSPMQRQTGNSEQHATNSSSHGDIHYWAVWHAQEPFEQYNQNIGRFMSEYGFQSFPEYKTVRAYAEEKDMALDSEVMLHHQKNGRGNFLIKDYADRYMKQPKDFPSFLYISQVLQAEAMKQAIEAHRRSMDYCMGSLYWQINDCWPVASWASMDYYGRWKAAQYLIKNSFADVLLSFDQKDDVTNFHVVSDLGQSIDAVLEWSLHELDGCLLKSGSETIAVGARSAKLVLSLSAEQLGEFNPNGTVLAGRLIQAGRELASSKHYFVYTKELALTDPEIAVEEVAGSEGTAFVLTAKRLAKQVWVQAEEEGIFTDNFFDLIPGVPVTVQFKKKAADQVLFVPSSPGKVTVQSMFNYAK is encoded by the coding sequence ATGAGCGAGTTGAAGTGGCAGATTTCGAACTGGACGTTTAAGAATACCGAAGAGCAGGAGTGGAAGCCGGCTTTTGTGCCGGGCTGCGTGCATACGGACCTGCTGAAGAATGGCCTTATTTCCGAGCCGTTTGCCGGGACCAACGAGAAGGACCTGCAGTGGATTGATAAAAAAGCATGGGAATACGAATCCGTATTCGACGCCCCGGGCGAACTGCTTGCGCATGCCAAGCTCGAGCTGGTGTTCGAGATGCTGGATACGTACGCGGACGTGTATTTGAACGATGCGCTGATCCTGTCGGCGGACAATATGTTCCGCACCTGGACGATTGATGCGAAGCCTCATGTTCGGGAAAAGGGCAACCGCCTGTACATTCGCTTCCGCTCCCCGATTGAAGAGGGATTGGCTAAGCTTGAGACCTACGGTCCCGGTTTGCCGGCACCTAATGACGACTCCGTTATTGGCGGCCTTGAAGGCAAAAAAGTAAGCGTATTCTCGCGCAAAGCGCCGTATCATTACGGCTGGGACTGGGGTCCGCGGTTTGTCACGAGCGGGCTTGGCAGACCGGTTTATTTGCGAGGCTGGAGCGGCGCGCGAATCACGGATCTGTATATTCAGCAGGATGAAGTGACGGCGGCCGAGGCGAAATTAACCGTTCAGCTTGCGGTGGAATCGGAGAGCGGCGGCGAGTTTGAGCTAAAGCTTCATACCGATAACGGACAGGAATGGACCCGCAAGGTCGTTCTTGAGAGTGGCGCGCAAACGGTTGATTGGCCGCTTACGATTGAACAGCCGAAGCTTTGGTGGTCGCGCGGTCTTGGAGAGCCTCATTTGTATGCGTTTACAGCTGCTCTCTCGCAAGAGCAGGAGGAGCTGGCTCAAGCTTCCGCTGTGACAGGTCTTCGCTGCGTGAAGCTGATTCGCAAGCCGGACGAGCGGGGCTCGTCGTTCTACTTCGAGGTGAATGGTATTCCGGTCTTCGCGAAAGGCGCTAACCATATTCCAAGCGACAGCTTCTTCAGTGAGGTGACCGATGAACGTTACCGCCACGAGATTGCAAGCGCGGTGGAATCGAACTTTAATATGCTCCGCGTATGGGGCGGGGGGATCTACGAGCAGGATATTTTCTACGAATTATGCGATCAGAACGGGCTTCTGGTGTGGCAGGACTTTATGTTTGCCTGCAGCATGTACCCCGGCGATGAAGCGTTCCTGGGCAGCGTGCGCGCGGAGGCGGAGGACAATGTGCGCCGTCTGCGCAACCATCCAAGCATCGCGTTATGGTGCGGCAACAACGAGATTGACACGGCTTGGTCCCAATATGCCGAGAACAGCGGCTGGGGCTGGAAGCAGCTGTACACCGCCGAGCAGCGGGAGCAAATCTGGGCGGATTACGAGGCTGTCTTCCATCAGGTGCTGCCGGAGGTTGTGGCGGCTATGGCGCCGGATATTGAATACTGGCCGTCATCGCCGATGCAGCGCCAGACGGGCAATAGCGAGCAGCATGCGACTAACAGCTCCTCGCATGGCGATATCCATTATTGGGCGGTATGGCATGCCCAAGAGCCGTTCGAGCAGTATAACCAGAATATCGGACGCTTCATGAGCGAGTACGGCTTCCAGTCCTTCCCGGAATACAAGACCGTGCGTGCTTATGCGGAAGAGAAGGATATGGCGCTGGACTCCGAAGTGATGCTGCATCATCAGAAGAATGGCCGGGGCAACTTCCTGATCAAGGATTATGCGGACCGGTATATGAAGCAGCCGAAGGATTTCCCTTCCTTCCTCTATATCAGCCAAGTGCTGCAGGCTGAAGCGATGAAGCAGGCGATTGAGGCTCACCGCCGGAGCATGGATTATTGCATGGGATCGTTATATTGGCAGATCAATGACTGCTGGCCGGTTGCGTCTTGGGCAAGCATGGATTACTACGGCAGATGGAAGGCCGCTCAATACCTGATCAAGAATAGCTTCGCCGATGTTCTCTTGTCCTTCGACCAGAAGGACGACGTGACGAACTTCCATGTGGTATCCGACCTCGGACAGTCTATTGACGCCGTGCTGGAATGGAGCCTGCATGAGCTGGACGGCTGCCTGCTGAAGTCGGGCTCCGAGACGATTGCCGTTGGCGCCCGCTCGGCTAAGCTGGTTCTCTCCCTGTCGGCCGAACAGCTTGGAGAGTTTAATCCTAACGGAACGGTACTGGCCGGACGACTGATTCAGGCTGGCCGGGAGCTGGCAAGCTCCAAGCACTATTTTGTCTACACGAAGGAACTTGCGCTTACGGATCCTGAGATTGCGGTGGAAGAAGTTGCCGGCAGCGAAGGAACGGCATTTGTATTAACGGCTAAGCGGCTGGCCAAGCAGGTCTGGGTGCAAGCGGAGGAGGAAGGAATCTTTACGGATAACTTCTTCGACTTGATTCCGGGGGTCCCCGTAACGGTACAGTTCAAGAAAAAAGCGGCAGACCAAGTGTTGTTCGTCCCTTCATCGCCAGGGAAGGTAACCGTGCAGTCGATGTTTAACTACGCGAAGTAA
- a CDS encoding WD40/YVTN/BNR-like repeat-containing protein, whose amino-acid sequence MKKISTLVLLVTLSLTLLMAGCSKADNSANTPSSNNPTNQTSNSNNTDTGSTNTSTNAPSTEPEDTSSQQPGNNGGSTSENPTPISTNEQTAQIGNVTALRLADSKAGWVAGNGQIARTDDGGAHWRLQYSGSKPINQIFALSSNKVWATIGDSNAKSLILIQSTNGGKSWTKAGTVPNHGFLHFTNDKTAFSGNAMTKDGGKTWTELQTPGKEIGEVYFHDVNNGWAVQVVNGRLLFMHTGNGGKTWNTVMTRKTEAAPNDVIIRSTAANDAWIELIGDSGMSQTSYSLFHTADGGKTWLPAIVKNGAGSGPAPGFTMDDASVPKGMTSSAPGTLYVVNPQTAIMGGQCSACDKPNTIMKTTDGGKHWTIGKSEFTGYGTQFIGASDASHIWFITTDATNAAVLNTSSDGGKTWHKAFTFKKPQAQK is encoded by the coding sequence ATGAAAAAAATCAGCACCCTTGTTTTACTGGTAACGCTCAGTTTGACCCTGCTTATGGCAGGCTGTTCGAAGGCTGATAACTCGGCCAATACACCATCGTCAAACAACCCCACCAACCAGACGTCAAACTCTAACAATACGGATACAGGCTCGACGAATACGAGCACGAATGCGCCTAGCACGGAACCGGAGGACACTTCCTCGCAGCAGCCAGGCAATAACGGAGGCAGCACTTCCGAGAATCCGACTCCGATCAGCACTAATGAGCAAACCGCTCAGATCGGCAATGTTACGGCACTTCGTCTTGCCGATTCGAAGGCGGGCTGGGTAGCCGGCAACGGTCAAATCGCAAGAACCGATGACGGCGGCGCACATTGGAGACTTCAATATTCCGGCAGCAAGCCGATTAATCAGATTTTTGCCCTTAGCAGCAATAAAGTGTGGGCAACAATTGGCGACAGCAATGCCAAAAGCCTGATTCTCATTCAATCGACTAACGGCGGCAAATCATGGACGAAGGCTGGTACTGTGCCTAATCATGGCTTCCTCCATTTTACGAATGACAAAACGGCCTTCAGCGGCAATGCAATGACCAAAGACGGCGGCAAAACGTGGACGGAGCTGCAGACGCCGGGCAAAGAGATCGGCGAAGTTTACTTCCATGACGTGAACAACGGCTGGGCTGTGCAAGTGGTGAACGGCCGACTTCTCTTCATGCATACCGGAAACGGCGGCAAGACTTGGAATACCGTGATGACGCGCAAAACCGAAGCAGCGCCTAACGACGTGATCATCCGTTCTACAGCGGCAAACGATGCTTGGATTGAGCTTATCGGAGACTCCGGCATGTCCCAGACCTCCTACTCGCTGTTCCATACGGCAGACGGCGGCAAAACATGGCTCCCGGCAATCGTGAAGAACGGGGCAGGCTCCGGTCCGGCACCAGGCTTTACGATGGACGATGCATCGGTTCCTAAAGGCATGACCAGCTCAGCGCCCGGCACCTTGTATGTCGTAAATCCGCAAACCGCGATTATGGGCGGACAATGTTCAGCTTGCGACAAACCAAACACCATCATGAAAACTACGGACGGCGGCAAGCACTGGACAATCGGCAAGTCTGAATTCACGGGTTACGGCACGCAATTTATTGGCGCATCGGATGCCAGCCATATCTGGTTCATCACGACGGACGCAACCAATGCAGCCGTGCTGAATACATCCTCCGACGGAGGCAAGACCTGGCATAAGGCCTTTACTTTCAAAAAGCCGCAGGCTCAAAAATAA